AATAATGGTATCTTCATTGATGGAAGACGAATCTGCGCAAGGCACTGGTTTATTCTGGAAATCTATTCCTCCCTTGTAACCCTTTGGCAACAGCAATATAGCTTGCCAAGGTGACTCAGTATCTTTCTCCTCATCCTTCAGTTCCTGTGATGCTCTTCTTAGTTGCTCTTCATCCGTTATCAGTTTGAATTCCTGGGGGTTGCTATCATCACCCTTATCTTTCAGATCTGCCTTATCGTTGTTCACTCGTTCCCCAGAAGAGATTTGATTGTTTGGGTGAAGAACGCAAACATCTCTGTGATCTATTGGTTGAATTGCTTGTTGCGAAATTTCGTCATTCGTAGGGACATAGTCTGCAACGTTCAAAATGTCTAAAGGCGGTATATCCTGGCGCAAATTAACATTCGAAAATATTCGCAGGGACTGCGACGCAGACTGAGAGCCCATGGTGCCGAAGAGTTCCTTATATATGTTAATGGCCAATTCATCTGGTTCAAAGATGATTTTGTAAGTGGAATCATTGACAGATTCAGTTTTATAATTCAAACCTTTTCTCATTAAAGGTCTTGCATATTTGGTTTTATTATGAGGTGAGACATATGTGAGACCTGTTGGCGCCATAACATGATTATCCGAGTAAAATTTAGGGTACGGTGAAACAGAGGCAAATCGCAGTAAGGGACTCTTAGCCGTTGCTGGAAGCTGTTTCGGACTAGTAGAATATGGCCTTTGCGGACCTGGTGATGGTGCCTCGTTGTGAGAAAAATCTGCATTAATAGCCATGGCCACTGTTGGCGCAGCGGCAAAGGCTTCGTATAACGCTCCTCTTTTCTGGGTAGGTTTAGGATGCTGGAGTACATTCTTGTCCCTCGCGGAATCCTTTGTAAGACCAAATGCTCCAGTAGTGGAACTCGTACAATTCTTAGTGTTACTACTATCAAAAGTATTGACGTTGCCATTATCACCATTATCATAAATGCTTTTGCTATTACTAATATCACCTTGACTTTCCAACTTGGGCGCGTATAGACCTATAGCAATGGAGGCATTGTCATTAATTTCACGCCATCGGGTTGAACTTagtctttgaaaaaacctactcttcaaatcatcaataGTGTCTATTTCATCGAACTGCACAGCAATTGGCTGGTTCACTTCGTCAGTCGAGTTGTCTATTCGCAGCCAAACCTTCCATAACAATGCGGAATTAAGCAtctcttgctttttctttcaaatcaacTATTTTTGGCCTAGTGCAGACCTTTTTAGATCTTTCCTGTAGATAACGGCCGAAAAAGTACCTAAAACAGACGTTATTTTTGGGTCTAAAACTACTTTTAAGTACGTTAACTTTCCAAATAAGCAATGCCACCAGCCAGTTCACCACAGCTCAACTAATTATGGCGCAGTCATTGTCTACAAAAAGGCAACCAAGCCTATTTATAACTATATAGCAAGTGCTAAATTcactaaaaaaaagtcaaaaaCTTCGATCCAGGGGCGCTTTTAGGGCTTTGGAAGgctgaaaataaaaaataggGTATCTAAATAAACGACAGGGTTTAGAAAttttaagaaaaagtttattAGGGCAAAAGctcttaaaaaaaagaaatgccTTCTCTTAAAggtataataataataatagcgATATATTTGAGCGGTTCAAATCCGGTACCAGAGGAAGTAGTGATATAGTAGTAGCCGTGTTCAATGGAGGCATATCAAGAGCGGGTCTCTACGACTGCCACGGCAGATGCTACAAGGTACTTACTGCAGTATATTTTGTCTGCAAGAGGTATTTGTCATGAAAACAATTTGATTCTAGCCCTAATGAAATTGGAGACGGATGCTTCCAAATGGTCGACCGAGCAGTGGACTGATAAGCTAAATGATCACATAAACGCCATTAACGTAAAATTAAACGTTTTGGGCTATAAGATCATTCGAATCAACCACGGGATTGGTAGAAACGCGGTGACTTTGAAGAATAAGCAGAATCTTTCGCTTTTCGAGAATAATACAACTGTACGTGATCATGAGGACAGTACAACAGATCTACAGCCGATGGTTCTACCAGAGAGTAGTCGATTTTTTGTCTATGTCAACTTAGCGTCCACGGAGGAGACCAGGTTAGCCTCCAGGTTTAATCAAAACGAGATGGAGTTCGTTAAATGGGCCATAGAGCAATTCATGATCAACGGAGAGATCGTCATCGAAGGCTCAGCATCAGATACTTCGGTTATCGTGAAGGAGGTCAGCCGTATCCTCGCGGAAGCCACAGGGGACTCCAATCTCAAGAAATGGGTAAAGTTTAGTAGTTTTACTGTAGGGTCCACCGATCTCCTgcaatttcaagaattgaCGGCTATGGAGATTGAAGAGTTACTGCTCCGATTATGTGAGCTAAAATGGTTCTACAGAACT
This genomic window from Saccharomyces kudriavzevii IFO 1802 strain IFO1802 genome assembly, chromosome: 12 contains:
- the SSK1 gene encoding mitogen-activated protein kinase kinase kinase SSK1 (similar to Saccharomyces cerevisiae SSK1 (YLR006C); ancestral locus Anc_5.230) — translated: MLNSALLWKVWLRIDNSTDEVNQPIAVQFDEIDTIDDLKSRFFQRLSSTRWREINDNASIAIGLYAPKLESQGDISNSKSIYDNGDNGNVNTFDSSNTKNCTSSTTGAFGLTKDSARDKNVLQHPKPTQKRGALYEAFAAAPTVAMAINADFSHNEAPSPGPQRPYSTSPKQLPATAKSPLLRFASVSPYPKFYSDNHVMAPTGLTYVSPHNKTKYARPLMRKGLNYKTESVNDSTYKIIFEPDELAINIYKELFGTMGSQSASQSLRIFSNVNLRQDIPPLDILNVADYVPTNDEISQQAIQPIDHRDVCVLHPNNQISSGERVNNDKADLKDKGDDSNPQEFKLITDEEQLRRASQELKDEEKDTESPWQAILLLPKGYKGGIDFQNKPVPCADSSSINEDTIIHPELEVGPESPSQQSGPLDEFGVDMIQSIPECQRRKDDIPPASPILINSQTPQYSGSLYKTPFTVSSPPDPLPNLFTTTSEKVFPKINVLIVEDNVINQAILGSFLRKHKISYKLAKNGQEAVNIWKEGGLHLIFMDLQLPVLSGIEAAKQIRDFEKQNGIGIQKGLNNSHSNFDKGTSKKFSQAPVIIVALTASNSQMDKRKALLSGCNDYLTKPVNLHWLSKKITEWGCMQALIDFDSWKQGESRMTDSVLVKSPQKPIGCSNSNSFKQTTPITPNKHSPVRKNLNLSPTQIEM
- the NSE1 gene encoding Smc5-Smc6 complex subunit NSE1 (similar to Saccharomyces cerevisiae NSE1 (YLR007W); ancestral locus Anc_5.231), encoding MEAYQERVSTTATADATRYLLQYILSARGICHENNLILALMKLETDASKWSTEQWTDKLNDHINAINVKLNVLGYKIIRINHGIGRNAVTLKNKQNLSLFENNTTVRDHEDSTTDLQPMVLPESSRFFVYVNLASTEETRLASRFNQNEMEFVKWAIEQFMINGEIVIEGSASDTSVIVKEVSRILAEATGDSNLKKWVKFSSFTVGSTDLLQFQELTAMEIEELLLRLCELKWFYRTKKGKFGIDLRCIAELEEYLTSTYNLNTCQNCHKLALQGVRCGNEACRDEDDETGENCPPQIWHIDCFKHYITHVSKNCDRCDSLLVTDGVYVL